A DNA window from Choristoneura fumiferana chromosome 2, NRCan_CFum_1, whole genome shotgun sequence contains the following coding sequences:
- the LOC141445656 gene encoding venom protease-like, translating into MMLKSIYFITLLLSVQCWVERPTKTGIISNLAKVEAKNESNIPPDGYIAYGRPVQVGEFPWMTSIDTKVNDGSNNYNQCGGSLISDKHVLTAAHCVVTARQLQDVIITVGDYIRNSFPKDCDAYNQCTVNHRTHPARVTWHQKYNPNSLSNDIAMLKLAKHVNTGLIRPINLPPFDVDDPRYENAPLTVAGWGRTESSGKHTSNSLLATEVNLKTRQECYKVYYNQYPEAHLCAGKPNTRTSSCKGDSGGPLMMYYRNKFYVSGLVSFSWAGETCGVSKATYYTNVFKYMKWIDWAMKQ; encoded by the exons ATGATGctgaaaagtatttattttataacgcTACTGTTAAGCGTTCAGTGTTGGGTTGAAAGACCTACCAAAACTG GTATCATCAGTAATCTAGCTAAAGTTGAAGCAAAAAATGAATCAAATATACCACCGGATGGATATATAGCCT ATGGTCGACCAGTCCAGGTAGGCGAGTTCCCATGGATGACCTCTATCGACACCAAAGTCAATGACGGCAGCAACAATTACAACCAATGTGGTGGCTCGCTTATCAGTGACAAGCACGTCTTAACGGCCGCCCACTGCGTCGTCACTGCGCGGCAATTACAAGA cgTCATAATTACAGTCGGTGATTACATAAGAAACAGCTTCCCTAAGGATTGTGACGCCTACAATCAATGCACGGTGAATCATAGGACGCATCCCGCAAGAGTCACATGGCATCAAAAATATAACCCGAACAGTCTCAGCAACGACATTGCTATGTTAAAACTCGCAAAACATGTCAACACAG GCCTTATCCGACCAATCAATCTGCCTCCTTTCGACGTCGACGATCCCAGATACGAAAACGCACCACTCACCGTCGCTGGTTGGGGGAGGACCGAAAGCTCCGGAAAGCATACATCTAACAGTTTACTTGCCACTGAAGTCAACCTTAAAACTAGACAGGAATGCTACAAAGTCTACTATAATCAATATCCCGAAGCCCATTTGTGCGCCGGCAAGCCTAACACGCGGACAAGCTCTTGCAAAGGTGACTCCGGTGGCCCGCTTATGATGTATTACAGGAACAAATTTTATGTGTCCGGATTAGTTAGTTTTTCTTGGGCTGGCGAAACTTGCGGTGTTAGCAAAGCTACTTATTACACCAATGTGTTTAAGTATATGAAATGGATTGATTGGGCCATGAAACAATAG